A region from the Buchnera aphidicola (Pemphigus populi) genome encodes:
- the hisC gene encoding histidinol-phosphate transaminase, with translation MKFNITNLARKNVKELVPYQSARKIGGQGNIWLNANESPISNQFILQENYFHRYPECQPKSLILRYANHVKISPDRILVTRGADEGIELLMRAFCEPRVDSIIYCPPTYDMYAVNANILGINVCNIPMLKNWQLDVQSIKKKSLGVKLIYICSPNNPTGNIINNKDIHLILNIFSNSSLVVVDEAYIEFCINNSLVSWLQSYPNLVILRTLSKAFALAGLRCGFLLADAEIIRILSTVIAPYPLPTPVSDIAYQALSKKNINIMENRVLELNSNKIWLINKLKALKCVLKVFKSDSNYILVRFLNSEKVFRLLWKKGIIVRNQNHKIYLNECIRISIGAFNECVELINILKLFT, from the coding sequence ATGAAGTTTAATATTACAAATTTGGCACGTAAAAATGTAAAAGAATTAGTTCCGTATCAGTCAGCTCGTAAAATTGGTGGGCAAGGAAATATCTGGTTAAACGCCAATGAGTCTCCTATTTCAAATCAATTTATATTACAAGAAAATTATTTTCATCGTTATCCTGAATGTCAACCAAAATCTTTAATTTTGAGATATGCTAATCATGTCAAAATATCACCAGATAGAATATTGGTAACGCGTGGAGCCGATGAAGGTATTGAATTGTTAATGCGTGCTTTTTGTGAACCAAGAGTAGATTCAATTATTTATTGTCCACCTACTTATGATATGTACGCTGTTAATGCAAATATATTGGGTATTAATGTTTGCAATATTCCAATGTTAAAGAATTGGCAATTAGATGTTCAATCTATTAAAAAAAAATCTTTAGGGGTAAAATTAATATATATTTGTAGTCCTAATAATCCTACTGGAAATATTATTAATAATAAAGACATTCATCTTATATTAAATATTTTTTCTAATTCCTCATTAGTAGTGGTAGATGAAGCTTATATTGAATTTTGTATAAATAATAGTCTTGTTTCATGGTTGCAAAGTTATCCTAATTTGGTAATTTTAAGAACATTATCAAAAGCATTTGCTTTGGCAGGATTAAGATGTGGTTTTTTACTTGCTGATGCAGAGATTATTCGTATTTTATCTACTGTTATTGCTCCTTATCCACTACCTACGCCAGTATCAGACATTGCTTATCAAGCATTATCTAAAAAAAATATTAATATAATGGAAAATAGAGTTTTAGAATTAAATTCTAATAAAATTTGGTTAATCAATAAATTAAAAGCATTAAAATGTGTTTTAAAAGTATTTAAAAGTGATAGCAATTATATTTTAGTTCGTTTTCTCAACTCTGAAAAAGTTTTTCGTTTACTATGGAAGAAGGGAATTATTGTAAGGAATCAAAATCATAAAATATATTTAAATGAATGTATACGTATATCCATAGGCGCTTTTAACGAATGTGTTGAATTAATTAATATATTAAAATTATTTACTTAA
- the hisG gene encoding ATP phosphoribosyltransferase, which translates to MLSNNRLRIAMQKSGRLSDDSRKLLTRCGLKINLNQQRLIAFAENMPIDVMRVRDDDIPGLIMDEVVDLGIVGENVLEEELLSRQAQSVNGFYTILKRLDFGVCRLSLAIPVNERYMSINNLNMMRIATSYPHLLKKYLDKKNIIFKVCMLNGSVEVAPRAGLADVVCDLVSTGATLEANGLKEVEVVYKSNACLVCRPGIMPKFKKEIINKLMTRIQGVIKARGSKYIMLHAPTDQLEEVVSLLHGAEKPTVLKLAGDKTKVAMHMVSSETLFWETMEKLKALGASSILVLPIEKMME; encoded by the coding sequence ATGTTAAGTAATAATCGTTTGCGAATAGCTATGCAAAAAAGTGGTAGACTAAGTGATGATTCTAGAAAGTTGTTAACTAGATGTGGTTTAAAGATAAATTTAAATCAACAACGTTTAATTGCTTTTGCTGAAAATATGCCTATTGATGTAATGAGAGTTCGTGATGATGATATACCTGGTTTAATTATGGATGAAGTAGTAGATTTAGGGATTGTAGGAGAAAATGTTTTAGAAGAAGAGTTATTAAGTCGGCAGGCCCAATCAGTCAATGGGTTTTATACTATTTTAAAACGTCTTGATTTCGGTGTTTGTAGACTTTCTTTAGCTATACCAGTAAACGAAAGATATATGAGTATTAATAATTTAAACATGATGAGAATAGCAACTTCATATCCTCATTTATTAAAAAAATATCTTGATAAAAAAAATATTATTTTTAAAGTTTGTATGTTAAATGGTTCCGTAGAAGTTGCCCCCCGAGCAGGTTTAGCCGACGTTGTGTGTGATTTAGTTTCTACAGGGGCTACATTAGAAGCCAATGGATTAAAAGAAGTGGAAGTAGTATACAAATCTAATGCATGTTTGGTATGCCGTCCAGGAATAATGCCAAAATTTAAAAAAGAGATTATTAATAAACTTATGACTCGTATTCAAGGAGTGATAAAAGCTAGAGGGTCTAAATATATTATGTTACATGCTCCAACTGACCAATTGGAAGAAGTAGTTTCTTTATTACATGGAGCAGAAAAACCTACAGTATTGAAATTAGCAGGCGATAAAACTAAAGTTGCAATGCATATGGTAAGCAGTGAAACACTTTTTTGGGAAACTATGGAGAAGCTGAAAGCTTTAGGAGCTAGTTCAATACTAGTATTGCCTATTGAAAAAATGATGGAGTAA
- the hisIE gene encoding bifunctional phosphoribosyl-AMP cyclohydrolase/phosphoribosyl-ATP diphosphatase HisIE, translating into MLNKKEYLKLNWDKVQGMLPVIIQHNISGEVLMHGYMNKEALEKTEKEEIVTLYSRTKKRLWTKGETSGNYLKVVNISIDCDYDSILMLVLPKGKTCHLNRISCFESNSISDYSFLYYLENLLKGKKISNSGSSYTTDLYLSGTKRIAQKVAEEGIETAIAAVTKNKKELIDEASDLIFHLLVLLQNQSLDFNLVLSNLRKRNK; encoded by the coding sequence ATGTTAAATAAAAAAGAATATTTAAAATTAAATTGGGATAAAGTACAAGGTATGTTGCCTGTAATTATTCAACATAATATATCTGGTGAAGTGTTAATGCACGGATATATGAATAAAGAGGCTTTAGAGAAAACAGAGAAAGAGGAAATAGTTACTTTATATTCACGTACTAAAAAACGTTTATGGACTAAAGGAGAAACTTCTGGTAATTACTTAAAAGTGGTTAATATTAGTATAGATTGTGATTATGATTCTATTTTAATGTTAGTGTTACCAAAAGGTAAAACATGTCATTTAAATCGTATTAGTTGTTTTGAATCAAATTCCATTTCAGATTATTCTTTTTTGTATTATTTAGAAAATCTTTTGAAAGGAAAAAAGATATCTAATTCTGGTAGTTCTTATACAACCGATTTATATCTTTCAGGAACTAAAAGAATAGCACAGAAAGTTGCTGAAGAAGGTATAGAAACAGCTATTGCTGCTGTAACAAAAAATAAAAAAGAATTGATAGATGAAGCTTCGGATTTAATTTTTCATTTATTAGTATTATTACAAAACCAATCATTAGATTTTAATTTAGTTCTTTCTAACCTTCGTAAAAGAAATAAATAA
- the hisH gene encoding imidazole glycerol phosphate synthase subunit HisH, with the protein MNIVIIDTGCANLYSLKYAVQRLGYQPIITREINLILNADKLFLPGVGTPKTAMEQLYLSNLIKIIKSFKNPILGICLGMQLLCSYSQECRNIKMLDIIHSLVSKFKVNHLSIPHTGWNNIIIDNDNQPLFNNISNRSKFYFVHSYAVEINKYTLATSYYGVHFSAVIKKNNFFGVQFHPEKSGISGAQLLKNFLEI; encoded by the coding sequence ATGAATATAGTAATTATAGATACTGGTTGTGCAAATTTATATTCTTTAAAATATGCAGTACAAAGATTGGGTTATCAGCCTATCATCACTAGAGAAATTAATCTGATATTGAATGCAGATAAACTATTTCTTCCTGGAGTTGGAACACCTAAAACAGCTATGGAGCAATTATATTTATCAAATTTAATTAAAATTATTAAATCTTTTAAAAATCCAATATTAGGAATATGTCTCGGTATGCAATTGTTATGTTCTTATAGTCAAGAATGTCGGAATATTAAAATGTTAGATATTATTCATTCTTTGGTGTCTAAATTTAAAGTAAATCATCTGTCTATACCGCACACTGGATGGAACAACATTATCATAGATAATGATAACCAACCGTTATTTAATAATATAAGCAATAGATCTAAATTTTATTTTGTACATAGTTATGCGGTAGAAATAAATAAGTACACATTAGCAACATCATACTATGGAGTACATTTTAGTGCTGTTATTAAAAAAAATAATTTTTTTGGAGTGCAATTTCATCCAGAAAAATCTGGTATATCTGGTGCGCAATTATTGAAAAATTTCTTAGAGATATAA
- the hisB gene encoding bifunctional histidinol-phosphatase/imidazoleglycerol-phosphate dehydratase HisB produces MLEKFLFIDRDGTLIAEPKTNYQIDSIEKIEFEPQVIYSLIKLSKYGYRLIMITNQDGLGTSSFPYNSFKTPHTFMLKVLKSQGIIFDSVLICPHNLKDNCSCRKPKIKMVQPWINNNSLNKEMSYVIGDRKTDIELANNMGINGILYNRKYLNWSKIVKKIIENNRFAKVSRKTKETEINVEVWLDKKKISVINTGLMFFNHMLEQIAIHSGITMNITAKGDISIDDHHTIEDTGICLGRSLLEALGNKIGINRYGFSLPMDESSATCLLDISGRPYLKFKAQFKNKLVGDMNTEMVEHFFYSLSYAMKSTIHIISLGKNDHHQIESIFKVFGRVLKEAIRIDGDQLLSSKGIL; encoded by the coding sequence ATGCTAGAAAAGTTTTTATTTATTGATCGAGATGGAACTTTAATTGCTGAACCGAAAACTAATTATCAAATAGATAGTATAGAAAAAATTGAATTTGAACCACAAGTAATATATTCCTTAATTAAATTAAGTAAATATGGTTATAGATTAATTATGATTACTAATCAAGATGGTTTAGGTACCAGTAGTTTTCCATATAATTCTTTTAAAACTCCTCATACTTTTATGTTAAAAGTTTTAAAATCTCAAGGTATTATATTTGATAGTGTTTTAATATGTCCTCACAATTTAAAAGATAATTGTAGTTGTAGAAAACCAAAAATAAAAATGGTTCAACCTTGGATAAATAATAATTCTTTAAATAAAGAGATGAGTTATGTCATAGGTGATAGAAAAACAGATATAGAATTAGCTAATAATATGGGAATTAATGGAATTTTATATAATAGGAAATATTTAAATTGGTCTAAAATAGTAAAAAAAATAATTGAAAATAACAGATTTGCTAAAGTTTCTCGTAAAACTAAAGAAACTGAAATTAATGTTGAAGTATGGTTAGATAAAAAAAAGATCAGTGTTATTAACACTGGATTAATGTTTTTTAATCATATGTTGGAACAAATCGCTATTCACAGTGGTATTACTATGAATATAACTGCAAAAGGAGATATTTCTATAGATGACCATCATACTATAGAAGATACAGGAATATGTTTAGGTCGATCTTTACTAGAAGCATTGGGTAATAAAATTGGAATTAATAGATATGGGTTTTCTTTACCTATGGATGAAAGTTCAGCTACATGTTTGTTAGATATTTCAGGACGTCCTTATTTAAAATTTAAAGCTCAATTTAAAAATAAATTAGTAGGGGATATGAATACAGAAATGGTTGAGCATTTTTTTTATTCTTTGTCTTATGCAATGAAAAGTACAATTCATATAATTTCATTAGGAAAAAATGATCATCATCAAATTGAAAGTATATTTAAAGTTTTTGGTAGAGTATTAAAGGAAGCAATACGCATAGATGGTGATCAATTGCTTAGTTCTAAAGGAATACTATAA
- the bcp gene encoding thioredoxin-dependent thiol peroxidase, with the protein MTRLKPGDIAPKCILPDQDNQLVNLIDYLGKKVLMYFYPKAMTPSCTIQACNLRDHMDSFKKANIEILGISIDTTDKLLRFSEKEMLNFTLLSDKDHIVSNSFGVWGEKKFMGKKYYGIHRTTFLINELGKIERIFNHFKVDFHHSILLNYIQ; encoded by the coding sequence ATGACGAGATTAAAACCTGGAGATATTGCTCCCAAATGTATTTTACCTGATCAAGATAATCAATTAGTAAATTTAATAGATTATCTTGGAAAAAAAGTGCTAATGTATTTTTATCCTAAAGCCATGACTCCTAGTTGCACAATACAAGCTTGTAATTTGAGAGATCATATGGATAGCTTTAAAAAAGCTAATATTGAAATTTTAGGGATTAGCATTGATACAACTGATAAATTATTACGTTTTTCAGAAAAAGAAATGTTAAATTTTACTTTATTATCGGATAAAGATCATATAGTTAGTAATAGTTTTGGTGTATGGGGGGAAAAAAAATTTATGGGGAAAAAATATTATGGAATACATCGTACTACATTTTTAATTAATGAATTAGGTAAGATAGAAAGAATTTTTAATCATTTTAAAGTGGATTTTCATCATTCAATTTTATTGAATTATATTCAGTGA
- the hisD gene encoding histidinol dehydrogenase — MNNILKVINWDKLSFIEQNRILIRPAALRSDEIIESVKTIIADVRKSGEKALKKYSQTFDHIRIDDFEISRDRICKSQLNINEKTKNAILVAIKNIKRFHSAQQVKEIAINVLPGVHCQQLIKPIESVGLYVPGGSAPLVSTVLMLAIPANIAGCPNIILCSPPPITDEILYAAEICGVNRIFEIGGAQAIAALAFGTHSIPKVNKIFGPGNEYVTEAKRQVSQLLDNLAIDMLAGPSEVLIIADFEADATFIASDLLAQAEHGPNSQVILLTPSVKLVNQVLKELKKQIIKLPRLETIKQSFSKSYIIIANNLLECINISNLYAPEHLIMHTINSQDLLHNIINAGSIFLGQWSPETIGDYASGLNHVLPTYGCATVYSGLNLIDFQKRINVQTLTKEGFVNLAPTVLTLSKIEKMEAHNNSIKLRLNFIKGII; from the coding sequence GTGAATAATATTTTAAAAGTGATTAATTGGGATAAATTAAGTTTTATTGAACAGAATAGAATATTGATTAGACCAGCAGCCTTACGATCAGATGAAATTATAGAATCAGTAAAAACAATAATAGCAGATGTCAGAAAATCTGGAGAAAAAGCATTAAAAAAATATTCGCAAACATTTGATCATATTAGGATAGATGATTTTGAAATTAGTCGAGATAGAATATGCAAATCTCAACTTAATATAAATGAAAAAACAAAAAATGCTATTTTAGTTGCAATAAAAAATATTAAACGTTTTCATTCAGCACAACAGGTAAAAGAAATAGCCATTAACGTACTACCCGGTGTTCATTGTCAACAATTAATTAAGCCCATAGAATCGGTAGGACTATATGTTCCTGGTGGTTCTGCTCCTTTAGTGTCAACAGTATTAATGTTAGCAATACCTGCTAATATTGCTGGATGTCCTAATATTATTCTTTGCTCTCCACCTCCGATTACTGATGAAATTTTATATGCAGCAGAAATATGTGGCGTCAATCGAATATTTGAAATTGGTGGAGCGCAGGCCATTGCTGCTTTAGCTTTTGGTACGCATTCGATTCCTAAAGTAAATAAAATATTTGGACCTGGTAATGAATATGTTACTGAAGCTAAAAGACAAGTGAGTCAATTATTAGATAATTTAGCCATTGATATGTTGGCAGGTCCTTCTGAAGTTTTAATTATTGCTGATTTTGAAGCTGACGCAACATTTATTGCTTCAGACTTGTTGGCTCAAGCAGAACATGGACCTAATTCTCAAGTTATTTTATTAACTCCCAGTGTTAAATTAGTTAATCAGGTACTAAAGGAATTAAAAAAACAGATAATTAAATTACCTAGATTGGAAACGATCAAACAATCATTTTCCAAGAGTTATATTATTATTGCGAATAATTTATTGGAATGTATAAATATTTCCAATTTATATGCACCAGAACATTTAATAATGCATACTATTAATTCACAAGATTTATTGCATAATATCATTAATGCTGGTTCCATATTTTTAGGTCAATGGTCTCCAGAAACAATAGGAGATTATGCTTCAGGACTTAATCATGTTTTACCTACTTACGGATGTGCTACCGTATATTCAGGTTTAAATTTGATAGATTTTCAAAAAAGAATTAATGTACAAACTTTAACTAAAGAAGGATTCGTTAATCTTGCTCCAACTGTTTTAACATTATCTAAAATAGAAAAAATGGAAGCTCATAATAATTCGATAAAATTGCGACTTAATTTTATAAAAGGAATAATATGA
- the smrB gene encoding endonuclease SmrB encodes MSKSSPIISSDYLIFNQFLNGTKKIVQDTIYHSRKNKRGNCNFLRRKRYEEEAHAHYFSSDKLETSIGDNEVFYVRNYTNKKELYNLRKGKYKPDIMLDLHGLTQYEAKKELGKLMFMCREKHFFCAGIIHGHGKHILKQQTPLWLSNHPDIIAFYRSSKVFGNNTAIIFLIELDNN; translated from the coding sequence ATGAGTAAAAGCAGTCCTATTATTTCTTCAGATTATTTAATTTTTAATCAGTTTTTAAATGGAACAAAAAAAATAGTACAGGATACTATTTATCATTCTCGTAAAAATAAAAGAGGTAATTGTAACTTTTTAAGAAGAAAACGTTACGAAGAAGAAGCACATGCTCATTATTTTTCATCAGATAAATTAGAGACTAGCATAGGTGATAATGAAGTATTTTATGTGCGTAATTATACTAATAAAAAAGAATTATATAATCTAAGGAAAGGAAAATACAAGCCAGATATTATGCTAGATTTACATGGGTTAACGCAATATGAAGCAAAAAAAGAACTTGGAAAACTAATGTTTATGTGTAGAGAAAAGCATTTTTTTTGTGCTGGAATTATCCATGGACATGGTAAACATATTTTAAAACAACAAACTCCTTTATGGTTATCTAATCATCCTGATATAATAGCGTTTTACCGGTCATCAAAAGTGTTTGGAAATAATACTGCCATTATATTTTTAATTGAATTAGATAATAATTAA
- the aroC gene encoding chorismate synthase produces the protein MAGNKIGKIFSVTTFGESHGMALGCIIDGIPPGFPLSINDLQKELNRRKPGNSKYTTQRRELDQVSILSGLFNGITTGTSMGLIIHNTDQRSQDYEKIKNIFRPGHADYTYEKKYGLRDYRGGGRSSARETTMRVAAGAIAKKYLNIKHNIKIKGYLSQLGNISCEFKSWNEVKKNDFSCPNTHQVPIIKDYMKTLKKEHDSIGAKIIIIAKNIPVGLGEPVFDKLDADLAHALMSINAVKGVEIGDGFSVINQKGSQNRDEINKEGFKTNHAGGILGGISNGENIIAAIALKPTSSIGIPGQTINNMSEEKTIVVKGRHDPCVGLRAVPIAEAMMAIVIMDHLLRYRGQCSDNVNLFSKKNT, from the coding sequence ATGGCCGGAAATAAAATTGGAAAAATTTTTAGTGTTACTACATTTGGAGAATCTCACGGTATGGCATTAGGTTGCATAATAGATGGAATACCTCCTGGTTTTCCACTATCTATTAACGATTTACAAAAAGAACTAAACCGTAGAAAACCAGGAAATTCTAAATATACAACACAACGTCGTGAATTAGATCAAGTTTCTATTTTATCAGGTTTATTTAATGGCATCACCACTGGAACCAGTATGGGGTTAATTATTCATAATACTGATCAACGTTCACAAGATTATGAAAAAATTAAAAATATATTTAGGCCTGGACATGCAGATTATACCTATGAAAAAAAATACGGACTAAGAGATTACCGTGGAGGTGGAAGATCTTCCGCTCGAGAAACAACCATGAGAGTGGCAGCAGGAGCAATAGCAAAAAAATATCTTAATATAAAACATAATATTAAAATAAAAGGATACTTATCTCAATTAGGTAATATTTCATGTGAATTTAAATCTTGGAATGAAGTCAAAAAAAATGATTTTTCCTGTCCGAATACACATCAAGTACCTATAATTAAAGATTATATGAAAACATTAAAAAAGGAACACGATTCTATTGGAGCTAAAATAATCATCATAGCTAAAAATATTCCTGTTGGATTAGGAGAACCAGTATTCGATAAACTAGATGCTGACCTTGCTCATGCCCTTATGAGTATAAATGCAGTCAAAGGTGTAGAAATTGGTGATGGATTCTCAGTAATTAATCAAAAAGGTAGTCAAAATCGGGATGAAATAAATAAAGAAGGGTTTAAAACCAATCATGCAGGTGGAATTTTAGGCGGAATTAGCAACGGAGAAAATATTATAGCCGCCATAGCATTAAAACCAACATCTAGCATAGGAATTCCTGGACAAACTATTAATAATATGTCTGAAGAAAAAACTATTGTGGTAAAAGGACGCCATGATCCTTGTGTAGGATTAAGAGCTGTGCCGATAGCAGAAGCAATGATGGCCATAGTAATAATGGATCATTTACTAAGATATCGCGGTCAATGTAGCGATAATGTTAACTTATTTAGTAAAAAAAATACTTAA
- the hisA gene encoding 1-(5-phosphoribosyl)-5-[(5-phosphoribosylamino)methylideneamino]imidazole-4-carboxamide isomerase, giving the protein MIIPAIDLMDGKVVRLYQGDYSKKKYYNDDIYTRLCNYNIHAVKMIHIVDLDGAKNPNNRQIQLFKEILSKVDIPLQIGGGIRKEKDIETLFQAGTKRVVISSSAIINQKEVKRWFNIYGGNAIVLALDVLINKKKEKEILINGWKDHSKFILEYIINEFSEVGLKHVLCTDISKDGTLLGPNFILYKEISKLFPHIKFQSSGGVGSLNDISRLKSCGIHDVIIGRSLLEKKFSILEAVQCWQNA; this is encoded by the coding sequence ATGATAATTCCAGCTATAGATTTAATGGATGGTAAAGTAGTCCGCTTATACCAAGGTGATTACTCTAAAAAAAAATATTATAATGATGATATTTATACTAGGTTATGTAATTATAATATTCATGCAGTAAAAATGATTCATATAGTCGATCTTGATGGAGCAAAAAATCCTAATAATAGGCAAATCCAGTTATTTAAAGAAATATTATCTAAAGTTGATATACCGTTACAAATTGGTGGTGGAATTAGGAAAGAAAAAGATATAGAAACATTGTTTCAAGCAGGTACTAAAAGAGTTGTAATCAGTTCATCTGCAATTATTAATCAAAAAGAAGTAAAAAGATGGTTTAATATTTATGGTGGTAATGCGATAGTTCTCGCATTAGATGTTTTAATTAACAAAAAAAAAGAAAAAGAGATTTTAATTAATGGATGGAAAGATCATTCCAAATTTATTTTAGAATATATTATTAATGAGTTTTCCGAGGTGGGATTAAAACATGTATTGTGTACTGATATATCTAAAGATGGTACTTTATTAGGTCCTAATTTTATCTTATATAAAGAAATATCGAAATTATTTCCGCATATTAAATTTCAGTCTTCGGGTGGAGTAGGTTCATTAAATGATATTTCTCGTCTTAAATCTTGCGGTATACATGATGTAATTATTGGAAGAAGTTTATTAGAGAAAAAATTCTCTATATTGGAGGCGGTTCAATGCTGGCAAAACGCATAA
- the hisF gene encoding imidazole glycerol phosphate synthase subunit HisF, producing MLAKRIIPCLDVKDGLVVKGIQFRNHKTIGNIISLAKYYVKEGADELVFYDITASPKNRLVDKRWIEKIAEVIDIPFCVAGGINSVSDAVDILKFGADKVSINSPAIKDPSLITRIADRFGVQCVVIGIDSWFDSVKNNYQVYQYTGDSHKTISTNLETINWIKRVQTLGAGEIVLNMMNQDGMLCGYDLFLLKKARKICKVPLIASGGAGKLEHFYDVFNHTDVDGALAASVFHNKSIKIRALKKFLLNKGIEIREC from the coding sequence ATGCTGGCAAAACGCATAATTCCTTGCTTAGATGTTAAAGATGGTTTAGTAGTTAAAGGTATACAATTTCGAAATCATAAAACGATAGGTAATATAATTTCATTAGCTAAATATTATGTAAAAGAAGGTGCTGATGAACTTGTTTTTTATGATATTACAGCTTCACCTAAAAATAGATTAGTGGATAAACGGTGGATAGAAAAAATTGCTGAGGTAATAGATATTCCCTTTTGTGTAGCAGGGGGAATTAATAGTGTAAGTGACGCGGTGGATATTCTTAAGTTTGGAGCAGATAAAGTATCCATTAATTCACCTGCAATAAAAGATCCTAGTTTAATAACGAGAATAGCAGATCGTTTTGGAGTACAATGTGTGGTAATAGGTATTGATTCTTGGTTTGATAGCGTTAAAAATAATTATCAGGTATATCAGTATACAGGAGATAGCCATAAAACAATAAGTACTAATTTAGAAACTATCAATTGGATAAAAAGAGTTCAAACATTAGGAGCTGGAGAAATTGTTTTAAATATGATGAATCAAGATGGAATGCTTTGTGGTTATGATTTATTTTTATTAAAAAAAGCACGAAAAATATGTAAAGTACCTTTAATTGCGTCGGGAGGAGCTGGAAAGTTAGAACATTTTTATGATGTGTTTAATCATACGGATGTTGATGGTGCTTTAGCAGCGTCTGTTTTTCATAATAAAAGTATTAAAATAAGAGCATTAAAAAAATTTTTATTAAATAAAGGTATTGAAATTCGAGAATGTTAA